From a single Cyclobacterium marinum DSM 745 genomic region:
- a CDS encoding cystathionine gamma-synthase → MKFATKAIHAGIKPDIGTGAIMTPIFQTSTYVQKSPGDHKGFEYSRTQNPTRQALEQNLAALENGQHGLCFSSGMAAIDCILKLLKPGDEVISTNDLYGGTYRIFTKVFSKYGIKFHFVNMEKPEEILTYINENTKMIWAETPTNPMMNIIDIQALAGIAKSNHLLLGVDNTFATPFLQSPLDLGADLVMHSVTKYLAGHSDVVMGAIVVKDKKLAEDLAFIQNSCGAVPGPQDCFLVLRGIKTLHLRMERHCQNGKTIAAYLKNHPKVEKVFWPGFEDHPNHGIAKAQMNDFGGMLSFTLKGNNIEDAIKVLENFRIFVLAESLGGVESLCGHPATMTHASIPKSEREKVGLSDSLIRLSVGIEDAEDLKNDLAQAMDKL, encoded by the coding sequence ATGAAATTTGCTACAAAAGCCATTCACGCAGGGATAAAACCGGACATCGGTACAGGGGCAATTATGACCCCTATTTTCCAAACTTCTACCTATGTTCAAAAATCTCCCGGAGATCACAAAGGTTTTGAATATTCGAGGACCCAGAACCCTACGAGGCAAGCCTTGGAACAAAATTTGGCTGCCTTGGAAAATGGGCAACATGGCTTATGCTTTTCCTCCGGCATGGCCGCTATAGATTGTATACTTAAACTTTTGAAACCTGGTGACGAGGTCATTAGTACCAATGATTTATATGGTGGGACTTATAGAATCTTCACCAAGGTGTTTTCCAAATATGGGATAAAATTTCATTTTGTCAATATGGAAAAACCGGAGGAAATACTCACCTATATCAATGAAAACACCAAAATGATATGGGCCGAAACACCTACGAATCCGATGATGAATATTATTGATATTCAAGCCTTGGCAGGCATTGCCAAAAGCAATCATTTATTATTAGGGGTGGACAATACCTTTGCAACACCCTTTTTGCAAAGCCCGCTGGATCTAGGTGCTGACCTTGTCATGCATTCTGTTACAAAATACCTTGCCGGACATTCAGACGTGGTCATGGGGGCCATTGTGGTAAAGGACAAAAAACTTGCAGAGGATTTGGCCTTTATTCAAAATTCTTGTGGAGCAGTTCCGGGTCCTCAAGATTGCTTTTTAGTTTTGAGAGGAATTAAAACGCTGCACCTTAGGATGGAAAGACATTGTCAAAACGGAAAGACCATTGCAGCCTATCTGAAAAATCACCCTAAAGTTGAAAAGGTTTTTTGGCCGGGATTTGAAGATCACCCAAATCATGGCATAGCCAAAGCCCAAATGAATGATTTTGGAGGGATGCTATCTTTCACCTTGAAAGGTAACAATATTGAGGACGCCATAAAGGTTTTGGAAAATTTTAGAATTTTTGTATTGGCAGAATCTTTGGGAGGTGTTGAATCACTATGTGGACACCCTGCTACAATGACCCACGCTAGTATTCCAAAATCTGAAAGGGAAAAAGTAGGTTTATCTGATTCTTTGATCAGGTTAAGTGTAGGAATAGAAGATGCTGAAGATTTAAAAAATGACCTTGCTCAAGCAATGGATAAACTTTAA
- a CDS encoding Smr/MutS family protein produces MNIGDKVRLLHGKEEGIITKLSSGGQVEIEIEDGFRIPALKSEVVVINEAEEAYFDTKPKKTSGFQSSLPKSDPAVSEEGVFIAYVPYNDQVYDMVLINNHSKDCLFSFDEHQQNNAKNMGAGVVKGKSFTKLGEKLLPDFEQWPPFSVMMAFLNKRFDKQQPVQVRNIKLKASSFFKNKGKAPLINKEAYFFRLDNAVKTLNINQLNKELNPSPQDVYPVAKVKRPPASIDLHIDKLTKDHDLMSNGEMLQLQMKTFETNLNDAIASGMDEIVFIHGIGNGVLRKNIHKYLSQLQGIKYFKDSQKTNFGYGATTVKINE; encoded by the coding sequence ATGAATATAGGGGATAAAGTTAGGTTGTTGCATGGGAAAGAGGAAGGTATAATTACCAAACTTTCTTCTGGAGGCCAAGTTGAAATTGAAATTGAGGATGGATTTAGAATTCCTGCTCTCAAATCAGAGGTAGTGGTTATCAATGAGGCTGAAGAGGCTTATTTTGATACCAAGCCAAAGAAAACATCAGGGTTTCAGTCAAGTCTTCCAAAAAGCGACCCTGCAGTTTCTGAAGAGGGGGTTTTTATAGCCTATGTCCCTTACAATGATCAGGTTTACGACATGGTTCTTATCAATAACCATTCCAAGGATTGTCTTTTTTCTTTTGACGAACATCAGCAAAACAATGCGAAAAATATGGGAGCGGGTGTAGTGAAAGGAAAGTCATTTACTAAGTTAGGAGAAAAATTGCTTCCTGATTTCGAACAGTGGCCACCTTTCAGTGTAATGATGGCCTTTTTAAATAAACGATTTGATAAACAACAACCCGTACAGGTAAGAAATATAAAACTAAAAGCTTCCTCATTTTTTAAAAATAAAGGGAAAGCACCATTAATAAATAAAGAAGCTTATTTTTTTAGGTTAGACAATGCCGTTAAAACATTGAACATTAATCAATTGAATAAGGAGCTTAATCCTAGTCCCCAAGATGTTTATCCGGTGGCAAAGGTGAAAAGGCCTCCAGCTTCCATTGACTTACATATAGATAAATTGACAAAAGACCATGACCTGATGAGTAATGGTGAAATGTTACAATTGCAGATGAAAACGTTTGAAACGAATCTCAATGACGCCATTGCCTCGGGAATGGATGAAATTGTTTTTATTCATGGCATTGGGAATGGAGTTTTGAGAAAAAACATACACAAGTATTTAAGTCAATTGCAAGGGATTAAATACTTTAAAGACAGTCAGAAGACTAATTTTGGATATGGAGCTACAACTGTAAAAATAAATGAATAG
- the leuS gene encoding leucine--tRNA ligase: MSDYNFRAIEKKWQDRWEQTGIFNASPETNKPKFYSLDMFPYPSGAGLHVGHPLGYIASDIVTRYKRLKGFNVLHPMGYDSFGLPAEQYAIQTGQHPAITTEENIKRYTEQLKNIGFAFDWSKEVRTSDPEYYRWTQWIFMQLFESYYDMAADKAMPIAHLVSIFEKEGNKGVKAACDEDTEIFSAEDWAEYSTEKKQRVLLRYRLTYLAETTVNWCAALGTVLSNDEVKDGFSERGGHPVERKRMMQWSMRITAYAERLLNGLESLDWPDPVKEMQRNWIGRSLGAEMVFDVEGQNEKIKVFTTRIDTIYGVTYLALAPEHELVEKLITEDQREIAVSYVAQAKNRSERDRMADVKTISGAFTGSYAKNPFNGESIPIWIADYVLAGYGTGAVMAVPSHDERDYNFANHFGLEKRQVIEGDMSEGSFPGKGGTIMNSGFISGLKMQEAMDKAIAFLEEKGIGKGKIQYKMRDAIFTRQRYWGEPLPVYFKNDLPYLVDERDLPLPLPEVDKYLPTEDGAPPLGRAKDWTYKTEEGTFPLEMSTMPGWAGSSWYFFRYMDAQNKEEFVSKSAANYWGSVDLYIGGAEHATGHLLYSRFWTKFLFDRGLVPIEEPFQKMINQGMIQGRSNFVYRKKGTNIFVSHGLIGEHEVSPMHVDVNIVYNDQLDIEAFRNWRPDLKDAEFILEDGKYNCGAEVEKMSKSKYNVVNPDDVIESYGADTLRLYEMFLGPLEQFKPWNTNGIDGVFKFLKKLWRLFHDKDGKWNVSDKPASKEALKSLHKTMKKVEEDIERHAFNTSVSSFMICVNELSALKCNNREVLEPLLIVLSPYAPHISEELWELLGHEQSIIHAQFPIAEEKYLTEDSHQYPVSINGKMRAKIELSLSLSKQEIEEAALQDEQIQKWTKGQQPKKVIVVPGKIVNIVL; the protein is encoded by the coding sequence ATGTCTGATTATAATTTTCGCGCCATTGAAAAAAAATGGCAGGACCGCTGGGAGCAAACCGGAATTTTCAATGCTAGTCCGGAAACAAATAAACCCAAGTTTTATTCTTTGGATATGTTTCCGTATCCTTCTGGAGCAGGACTTCACGTAGGCCATCCATTAGGTTACATTGCCTCTGATATTGTAACACGTTACAAAAGATTGAAAGGATTCAATGTATTGCATCCAATGGGCTACGATTCATTTGGTCTTCCGGCAGAGCAATATGCGATTCAGACAGGTCAACATCCTGCAATTACCACTGAAGAAAATATTAAAAGGTATACCGAACAACTCAAGAACATAGGATTTGCCTTTGATTGGAGTAAAGAAGTAAGAACCTCTGATCCTGAATATTATCGATGGACACAGTGGATATTTATGCAGCTTTTTGAAAGCTATTATGACATGGCAGCTGATAAGGCCATGCCAATAGCTCATCTTGTATCAATCTTTGAAAAAGAAGGAAACAAGGGAGTTAAAGCAGCTTGTGATGAGGATACTGAGATTTTTAGTGCTGAGGATTGGGCGGAGTATTCAACAGAGAAAAAACAAAGAGTATTATTAAGGTATAGGCTTACTTATTTGGCAGAGACCACTGTCAATTGGTGTGCGGCATTGGGTACGGTGCTTTCTAATGATGAGGTCAAGGATGGTTTCTCTGAAAGAGGAGGGCATCCCGTAGAAAGAAAACGTATGATGCAATGGAGTATGCGAATTACCGCCTATGCTGAAAGATTACTGAATGGTTTGGAAAGTTTAGATTGGCCAGACCCTGTTAAGGAAATGCAAAGGAACTGGATAGGTAGATCTTTGGGTGCAGAAATGGTATTTGATGTAGAAGGTCAAAACGAAAAAATCAAAGTCTTTACCACAAGGATTGACACCATATATGGAGTGACTTATTTGGCATTAGCTCCGGAGCATGAATTGGTAGAAAAGTTAATTACAGAAGACCAAAGAGAAATAGCAGTCAGTTATGTTGCGCAGGCCAAGAACAGGTCTGAAAGGGATAGAATGGCTGATGTCAAGACTATTTCCGGTGCTTTTACAGGTAGTTATGCAAAAAACCCATTTAATGGGGAAAGTATTCCTATTTGGATTGCTGATTATGTATTGGCGGGGTATGGAACCGGGGCAGTTATGGCTGTGCCATCCCATGATGAGCGTGATTATAATTTTGCCAACCATTTTGGATTGGAAAAAAGACAAGTAATTGAAGGGGACATGTCAGAGGGGTCTTTTCCCGGAAAGGGAGGAACCATAATGAATTCAGGCTTCATTAGCGGATTAAAAATGCAAGAGGCTATGGACAAGGCCATTGCGTTTCTCGAAGAGAAAGGGATAGGGAAGGGGAAAATCCAATATAAAATGAGGGATGCTATTTTTACCCGCCAACGCTATTGGGGTGAGCCACTTCCCGTTTATTTTAAAAATGATTTACCCTATTTGGTAGATGAACGTGATTTGCCATTGCCACTTCCTGAAGTGGATAAATACTTACCTACAGAAGATGGAGCTCCACCACTTGGAAGAGCCAAGGACTGGACTTACAAGACTGAAGAAGGAACTTTTCCATTAGAAATGAGCACCATGCCGGGATGGGCAGGGTCTAGCTGGTATTTTTTTAGATACATGGATGCTCAAAATAAGGAGGAATTTGTAAGTAAATCAGCTGCAAATTATTGGGGATCGGTGGACTTGTACATCGGAGGAGCTGAACATGCTACAGGACATTTGTTGTATTCTAGATTTTGGACTAAGTTTTTATTTGACAGGGGTTTGGTTCCTATAGAAGAGCCTTTCCAAAAAATGATCAACCAGGGGATGATCCAAGGTAGGTCTAATTTTGTTTACCGTAAAAAAGGCACCAACATCTTTGTGAGCCATGGGTTGATAGGTGAGCATGAGGTAAGTCCAATGCATGTAGATGTTAATATCGTTTACAATGATCAGCTGGATATAGAGGCGTTCCGAAATTGGAGACCTGATTTGAAAGATGCTGAATTTATTTTGGAAGATGGTAAATACAATTGTGGGGCTGAGGTTGAAAAAATGTCAAAGTCCAAATACAATGTAGTCAACCCTGATGATGTCATTGAAAGTTACGGAGCAGATACTTTAAGATTGTACGAAATGTTCTTGGGGCCTTTGGAGCAATTCAAGCCTTGGAACACCAATGGGATCGATGGTGTATTTAAATTCTTGAAAAAATTGTGGAGGTTGTTTCATGATAAAGATGGCAAATGGAATGTGTCCGACAAACCGGCTTCTAAAGAGGCGTTAAAATCTTTGCACAAAACCATGAAAAAAGTGGAGGAGGATATTGAAAGACATGCGTTCAATACTTCAGTTTCTTCCTTTATGATTTGTGTCAACGAATTGTCAGCCTTGAAGTGTAACAATAGAGAGGTTTTGGAACCTCTATTGATTGTATTGTCACCCTACGCACCTCATATTTCAGAAGAATTATGGGAGCTTTTAGGTCATGAGCAATCTATTATCCATGCCCAATTTCCCATTGCAGAAGAGAAATACCTAACTGAGGATAGCCATCAATACCCTGTTTCCATTAATGGTAAAATGAGGGCTAAAATTGAGCTTTCATTAAGTTTGTCAAAACAGGAAATTGAAGAAGCCGCCTTACAAGATGAGCAAATTCAAAAATGGACCAAAGGACAGCAGCCTAAAAAAGTCATCGTTGTTCCGGGAAAAATTGTAAATATTGTATTGTAA